A portion of the Sabethes cyaneus chromosome 3, idSabCyanKW18_F2, whole genome shotgun sequence genome contains these proteins:
- the LOC128740476 gene encoding lipase 1-like, whose translation METKISLIMLCRAVIVGCVVWGSVIEAFIVRKDFQVESSDAKLSTLQLADKYGYRAEAHQVVTDDGYLLELHRITGSGSTIYEKRLPPVLLMHGLLASSADWLLIGVGHALAYQLSDMGYDVWLGNARGNRYSRKHVKLTPDMDQFWNFSWHEIAVYDLPAMIDYVLNITGKERLHYLGHSQGTTTFFVMASVKPEFNEKIIFMQALAPVAYVEHVKSPLLNYFVKHMGVVSAIVELFGISEFKPIPGIILELAKMLCPTSQANNLCVNILFLLTGDDPEQVDPNIIPILLGHIPAGSATRQILHYGQEILSGRFRQYDHGKIKNRFVYGQEEPPRYNLTAVTVPVALYYGANDYLSQTGDVQRLAKELPNLVGYHRVESDSFNHMDFLVAKDVDKLLYRLLIDNIEKYSSEDD comes from the exons ATGGAGACGAAGATCAGTTTGATTATGCTCTGTAGAGCGGTAATAGTTGGTTGTGTGGTTTGGGGAAGTGTGATTGAAGCATTCAttgtacgaaaagattttcaagTTGAATCGTCCGACGCCAAGCTGTCTACACTGCAATTAGCCGACAAGTACGGCTACCGGGCAGAAGCGCACCAGGTCGTAACTGACGACGGATACTTGCTGGAGCTTCATCGAATCACCGGCAGTGGATCGACCATTTACGAGAAACGGTTACCGCCGGTCCTGTTGATGCACGGATTGCTAGCGTCCTCGGCCGATTGGTTGCTGATTGGGGTCGGACATGCGTTGGCTTATCAGCTGAGTGATATGGGCTACGATGTTTGGTTGGGAAATGCACGTGGCAATAGGTACTCGAGGAAGCACGTAAAACTAACTCCCGATATGGATCAGTTTTGGAACTTTTCGTGGCACGAAATTGCAGTCTACGATTTGCCGGCGATGATTGATTATGTGTTGAATATAACGGGCAAAGAGAGGCTGCATTATTTGGGCCATTCGCAGGGAACGACTACGTTCTTTGTGATGGCTTCGGTGAAACCGGAATTCAATGAGAAGATTATTTTTATGCAGGCACTTGCCCCTGTCGCCTACGTGGAACACGTCAAAAGTCCGCTGTTGAATTACTTTGTTAAACATATGGGAGTAGTTTCT GCGATTGTTGAACTGTTTGGTATATCCGAGTTCAAGCCGATTCCGGGAATTATCCTAGAACTTGCCAAAATGCTTTGCCCTACCTCGCAAGCTAATAACCTGTGTGTAAATATATTGTTCCTATTGACGGGCGATGATCCTGAACAAGTCGATCCT AATATAATTCCAATTCTATTGGGACACATTCCTGCCGGTTCGGCCACAAGGCAAATCCTACACTACGGTCAGGAGATTCTATCCGGGCGCTTTAGACAGTACGACCATGGAAAGATAAAGAATCGTTTCGTCTACGGTCAGGAGGAACCGCCGCGGTACAATCTTACGGCTGTCACCGTTCCGGTTGCACTTTACTACGGTGCTAATGATTATCTTTCCCAAACGGGTGATGTGCAACGGTTGGCAAAGGAGTTGCCCAATCTGGTGGGATATCATCGTGTTGAGTCGGATTCGTTCAATCATATGGATTTTCTGGTAGCGAAAGATGTCGATAAATTGTTGTACAGGCTTTTGATCGATAATATCGAAAAATATAGCAGCGAGGACGATTGA